In Pseudomonas sp. Leaf58, one DNA window encodes the following:
- a CDS encoding acyltransferase → MLYSLQALRAFAAWVVVCHHFMQIFFDFNASGPIGQLFTDRGAVGVDIFFVISGLVIYLSTRDKAIEPHQFLLNRVLRIVPAYWFYTALMAALLLAFSQVMPHQQFAWHHLLLSLLFIPAENPGGYGLYPTLNVGWTLNFEMFFYLLFGLAFLVRQRHHLLLVTAALLLASEVLGGLGIVSRFYNNDIIYEFLLGIGLGVLYRRGLIRQGRWLPLTLLGVAGLAIYHLDASQRLLHWGVPSALIVLAFIALEPVFQGNRLLKALGDCSYSVYLIHVLVLYAGWFASQRLSLNPYWVFALCVPSIGLMSWFSYQWLERGLYRRMQAWLAAPRGPAPDYALSRVKC, encoded by the coding sequence ATGCTGTATTCGCTTCAGGCACTGCGGGCGTTCGCCGCCTGGGTGGTGGTCTGCCACCATTTCATGCAAATCTTCTTCGACTTCAACGCCTCTGGCCCCATCGGCCAACTGTTCACCGACCGCGGCGCTGTAGGCGTCGACATCTTCTTCGTCATCAGCGGGCTGGTGATTTACCTGTCGACCCGCGACAAAGCCATCGAACCCCACCAGTTCCTGCTCAACCGGGTACTGCGTATCGTCCCCGCCTACTGGTTCTACACGGCGCTGATGGCCGCCCTGTTGCTGGCTTTCAGCCAGGTGATGCCACATCAACAATTCGCCTGGCATCACCTGTTGCTCTCGCTGCTGTTCATTCCGGCGGAAAACCCCGGCGGCTATGGCCTGTACCCGACCCTGAACGTGGGCTGGACGCTGAACTTCGAGATGTTCTTCTACCTGCTGTTCGGCCTGGCGTTCCTGGTGCGTCAGCGCCATCACCTGCTGCTGGTGACCGCCGCCCTGTTGCTGGCCAGCGAAGTACTGGGCGGGCTGGGTATAGTCAGCCGCTTCTACAACAACGACATCATCTACGAGTTCCTGCTTGGTATTGGCTTGGGTGTGCTGTACCGCCGAGGGTTGATCCGCCAAGGGCGGTGGCTGCCGCTGACACTACTGGGGGTGGCTGGCCTGGCCATCTATCACCTGGATGCGTCGCAGCGCTTGCTGCATTGGGGGGTGCCAAGCGCGCTGATCGTGCTGGCCTTCATTGCGCTGGAGCCAGTGTTCCAAGGCAACCGCTTGCTCAAGGCGCTGGGTGACTGCTCTTATTCGGTGTACCTGATCCATGTGCTGGTGCTTTACGCCGGCTGGTTTGCCAGCCAGCGCCTGTCGTTGAACCCGTACTGGGTGTTTGCCCTGTGCGTCCCGTCCATTGGACTAATGTCGTGGTTCAGCTACCAGTGGCTGGAGCGCGGCCTGTACCGGCGTATGCAGGCCTGGCTGGCGGCGCCACGGGGACCGGCCCCTGACTATGCGCTTTCCCGAGTCAAATGCTAG
- the nfuA gene encoding Fe-S biogenesis protein NfuA, translating into MSAITITDAAHDYLADLLSKQNTPGIGIRIFITQPGTQYAETCIAYCKPGEEKPDDTAVGLKSFTAYLDAVSVPFLEDALVDYATDRMGGQLTIKAPNAKVPMVNEDSPINERINYYLQTEINPGLASHGGQVSLVDVVDDGIAVLQFGGGCQGCGQADVTLKEGIERTLLERIPELKGVRDVTDHSQKENAYY; encoded by the coding sequence ATGAGCGCTATAACCATTACCGACGCCGCCCATGACTACCTGGCCGATCTGCTCTCCAAGCAGAATACGCCTGGCATCGGCATTCGCATTTTCATTACCCAGCCGGGCACCCAATACGCCGAAACGTGCATTGCCTACTGCAAACCGGGCGAAGAAAAGCCTGACGACACCGCGGTGGGGCTGAAGAGCTTCACTGCTTACCTTGACGCGGTCAGCGTGCCGTTCCTGGAAGACGCACTGGTCGACTACGCCACCGACCGCATGGGTGGCCAGCTGACCATCAAGGCGCCGAACGCCAAGGTGCCGATGGTCAACGAAGACAGCCCGATCAACGAGCGCATCAACTACTACCTGCAAACCGAGATCAACCCCGGTCTGGCCAGCCACGGCGGCCAGGTGAGCCTGGTGGATGTGGTGGACGACGGCATCGCCGTGCTGCAGTTCGGTGGTGGTTGCCAGGGCTGCGGCCAGGCCGACGTGACCCTGAAGGAAGGCATCGAGCGCACCCTGCTCGAGCGTATTCCGGAGCTGAAGGGCGTGCGTGACGTGACCGACCACAGCCAGAAAGAGAACGCCTACTACTAA
- a CDS encoding SCO family protein, with product MNDLFTRRSVVAGMGVLGLGLLAGCSPARGLEFKYGKNMSNEILGRKFSLKDTQGNVRTLSSFYGSMPMIFFGFTQCPAVCPTALARAAQIRQQLKGRDRDLFQVVLITLDPERDTPEVLDAYVKAFDPSFTALTGTPEEIAAVAKEFKVFYEKVPAGDTYTVSHSSTSYVYDTRGTLRLSLGHSLTAKECAEDLVTLMEIC from the coding sequence ATGAATGATCTGTTTACCCGGCGCTCGGTAGTCGCTGGGATGGGCGTTCTCGGTCTAGGCCTGCTGGCAGGCTGCAGCCCGGCCCGGGGGCTCGAGTTCAAGTATGGCAAGAACATGAGCAATGAGATCCTTGGGCGCAAGTTCAGCCTCAAGGACACCCAAGGCAATGTGCGCACCCTGTCGAGTTTCTACGGCAGCATGCCGATGATCTTCTTCGGTTTCACCCAGTGCCCGGCGGTGTGCCCGACTGCCCTGGCGCGCGCGGCGCAAATCCGCCAGCAGCTGAAAGGCCGCGACCGCGATCTGTTCCAGGTAGTGCTCATTACGCTGGACCCGGAGCGCGACACCCCCGAAGTACTCGATGCCTACGTCAAGGCGTTCGACCCGTCGTTCACCGCGCTCACCGGCACCCCTGAGGAAATCGCCGCGGTGGCCAAGGAATTCAAGGTGTTCTACGAGAAGGTCCCGGCCGGTGATACCTACACCGTCTCGCACTCGTCCACCAGCTACGTCTACGACACCCGTGGCACCCTGCGCCTGAGCCTGGGCCATTCCCTGACCGCCAAGGAATGCGCCGAAGACCTGGTCACCCTGATGGAGATTTGCTGA
- a CDS encoding copper chaperone PCu(A)C, protein MSMQPIKRGLATLVLMGLALPALAQTTVSDAWVRASVPHQQSTGAFMTLTASSDSKLVGVASPAAKTVQVHEMTMNGDVMGMREVKAVELPAGKAVTLDPNGLHVMLMGLNNQVKEGEKVPLTLTIEDGKGAKETLEVQAEVRALNAEAGAGHDHMHMKH, encoded by the coding sequence ATGTCGATGCAACCGATCAAACGTGGTTTGGCTACCCTGGTACTGATGGGCTTGGCCCTGCCGGCCTTGGCCCAAACCACTGTGAGCGATGCCTGGGTCCGTGCCAGCGTGCCGCACCAGCAGTCCACCGGTGCCTTCATGACCCTCACTGCCAGCAGCGACAGCAAGCTGGTGGGCGTCGCCTCGCCCGCGGCCAAGACCGTGCAGGTGCACGAGATGACCATGAACGGCGATGTGATGGGCATGCGTGAGGTAAAGGCCGTCGAGTTGCCCGCTGGCAAAGCCGTGACGCTGGACCCAAATGGCCTGCATGTGATGCTAATGGGCCTGAACAACCAGGTGAAGGAAGGCGAGAAAGTACCGCTGACCCTGACCATCGAGGATGGCAAAGGGGCCAAGGAAACCTTGGAGGTGCAGGCCGAAGTGCGTGCGCTCAACGCCGAGGCGGGCGCTGGGCATGATCACATGCACATGAAGCACTGA
- a CDS encoding AraC family transcriptional regulator, translating into MSTPLREQTHLWQAPALGDVEMLHARYFQQRFAPHVHEGYVFTVIESGAQRFWHRGSEHLAPVGSMVLINPDELHTGATAHEAGWRYRGFYPEHERVTGVLDELELGRHGMPSFKDSVINDPVLAIAFSQLHQLSEAGASALQQQTAWRQAVLALVQRHGRCAAPAAPGNEPLAVARARELLESQLAAPPSLEALAAAVNLSPFHFARVFRQATGLPPHAWLKQRRLARARELLKRGAAASEVAFDLGFADQSHFSRQFKQAYGVTPGAYRSACQQG; encoded by the coding sequence ATGAGCACGCCCCTGCGCGAGCAGACACACCTCTGGCAGGCGCCGGCATTGGGCGACGTCGAGATGCTGCACGCACGCTACTTCCAGCAGCGCTTCGCCCCGCATGTGCATGAAGGCTATGTGTTCACCGTGATCGAATCGGGGGCCCAGCGCTTCTGGCACCGCGGCAGCGAGCACCTGGCCCCGGTTGGCAGCATGGTGCTGATCAACCCCGACGAACTGCACACTGGCGCCACCGCGCACGAAGCGGGTTGGCGCTACCGTGGTTTCTATCCGGAGCATGAGCGGGTCACCGGTGTGCTTGACGAGCTGGAGCTGGGCCGCCACGGCATGCCCAGTTTCAAGGACAGCGTGATCAATGACCCGGTGCTGGCCATCGCCTTCAGCCAGTTGCACCAGCTGTCCGAAGCCGGCGCCAGTGCCCTGCAGCAACAAACCGCCTGGCGCCAGGCGGTGCTGGCTCTGGTGCAACGGCACGGGCGCTGCGCTGCACCGGCGGCCCCGGGCAACGAACCACTGGCCGTAGCCCGCGCCCGCGAACTGCTGGAAAGCCAGCTAGCTGCCCCACCCTCGCTCGAAGCGCTGGCGGCGGCGGTCAACCTGTCGCCATTTCACTTCGCCCGGGTGTTCCGCCAGGCCACCGGCCTGCCGCCGCATGCCTGGTTGAAGCAGCGGCGCCTGGCCCGCGCGCGGGAACTGCTAAAACGTGGCGCAGCAGCCTCGGAGGTGGCGTTCGACCTGGGCTTTGCCGACCAGAGCCATTTTAGCCGGCAGTTCAAGCAGGCTTACGGGGTGACGCCGGGGGCCTATCGCAGCGCCTGCCAGCAAGGATGA